In Nocardia terpenica, the genomic window GCGGCATGTTCGCCTCCGAGGACGAGCGCCGCAAGCATCAGATCGCGATCGAGGGCCTGTTCGCGCCCACCGCGCTGCTGCACGGCAGCCTGCTCACCTCCTCGTTCCCGTCGCTCACGGATCCGGCCGTGGCCATCGACATCTACCGCGGCGAAACCGGGCTGGACACCGGCCGCGCGCAGTCGCTGTTCGCGCTGGATCCGGAGATGATCAAGCAGGGGCGGCTGACCAAGGAGCAGCGGGTCAACCTGCGGCCGGGCGAGTCGGCCACGCTCGCCGACGGCACCAAGGTGACCTTCGACGGCGCGCAGCAGTGGGCGAATCTGCAGGTGTCGCACGACCCGGCGCAGGGCTGGGTGCTGGCGAGCGCGCTGACCATGATGGCCGGGCTGCTGGTGTCGCTGCTGGTGAAGCGCCGCCGGATCTGGTTGCGCGCGTACCCGGACTCCCGCGCGGGCGATGAACGACGTACTGTAGTAGAGATGGGCGGCCTGGCCCGCACCGACCAGGCCGGCTGGGGCGGCGAATTCGACCGCCTGCGAACACGACTGCTGAGCGATTCGACGAGCTCGCAGACGACGGGAGAGTGATGATGCCGATCGACGAGACCATCGCCTCGTACAGCGACCTCGCGTTCAAGTCGGCGATCGTGGTGTATGCCCTGGCATTCGTGCTGCTGCTGGTGCAGTACGCGACGGCGTACACGCGCAAGGCCGAACAGCGCGAACCCGCGCTGGTGGGTGCGGGCGCCACCGGTTCCGGCGACACCGGGGCGTCGATTCCCGGCCGGATCGCGGCGGCTCCGGAGCGACCGCTGTCGGAGCGGCTGGGCAATATGGCCTTCGCCGTCGTGTTCGTCTCGCTCGGCTTGCACATTCTCTCGATCGTGTTGCGCGGCTTCGCGACTCACCGCTTCCCGCTCGGCAACATGTACGAGTTCGTGACCATGGCGACCGCCGCCGCGGTCACCCTCGGCGTGCTGCTGCTCCGCGACGAGCGCTACCGGGGCATGTGGGCGTTCCTGCTGGCCCCGGTGCTGATCCTGATGTTCCTGGCGGGCACCGTGCTCTACGCGGACGCCGCCCCCGTGGTCCCCGCACTGAAGTCCTACTGGCTGCCGGTACACGTCACGGTCGTCAGCGTAGGCAGCGGCGTCTTCCTCGTCGGCGGCATCGCAAGCCTCCTGTTCCTCCTCCGCCTCCACCAACCGGCCGACCAGGAATCCAACACCCTCCTGGGCCGCATAGCCCGCCGCCTCCCCGACGCCCGCACCCTGGACCGCCTCGCCTACCGCACCACCATCATCGGCTTCCCCATCTTCGGCACCGGCATAATCCTCGGCGCCATCTGGGCCGAATCCGCCTGGGGCCGCTTCTGGGGCTGGGACCCGAAGGAAACAGTCTCCTTTATCGCGTGGGTAATCTACGCGGCGTATCTCCACGCCCGAGCCACTTCAGGTTGGCGAGAGACCAAGGCGGCTTGGATCAACATCGCGGGATTCGTGGCGATGCTGTTCAACTTGTTCATCATCAACATCGTGGTGAGCGGGTTGCACAGTTATGCCGGTTTGAACTGAGGCGGGAAAGTCTTCTCTGACCTGCGGATTCGCGTTATCGGCTGACTAGCCGGTCGCGGCGCTCGGTCCTTCGGTACGCAGTGGGTACGCAGTAGTTTCGAGACGGTCCTTCAGTGCGCCGCCGATCACGGTACGGGTCGACTCATCCGCGTCCGGCCACAGGTGCGCGTAGTAGCTGAGCGTCGTCATGGCGCTGCCGTGTCGCATGCGCGCCTGCACGGTCTTGATGTCCGCCCCCTTGGAGATGAGCAGGGAGGCGTAGTAGTGGCGAAGGTCGTGGAAGCTGAACGATTCGGGTAGATCCTTGATGCCGCTCT contains:
- the ccsB gene encoding c-type cytochrome biogenesis protein CcsB, which produces MPIDETIASYSDLAFKSAIVVYALAFVLLLVQYATAYTRKAEQREPALVGAGATGSGDTGASIPGRIAAAPERPLSERLGNMAFAVVFVSLGLHILSIVLRGFATHRFPLGNMYEFVTMATAAAVTLGVLLLRDERYRGMWAFLLAPVLILMFLAGTVLYADAAPVVPALKSYWLPVHVTVVSVGSGVFLVGGIASLLFLLRLHQPADQESNTLLGRIARRLPDARTLDRLAYRTTIIGFPIFGTGIILGAIWAESAWGRFWGWDPKETVSFIAWVIYAAYLHARATSGWRETKAAWINIAGFVAMLFNLFIINIVVSGLHSYAGLN